In the genome of Acanthopagrus latus isolate v.2019 chromosome 17, fAcaLat1.1, whole genome shotgun sequence, the window ctTAAGAAATGACAAGTTGGGATTTtagcccccccgcgaccctgcagaggattaagcggcgtacatataatgtgtacagatgatggatggatggatggatggattttagCCTTTTGAACAGGTTGTAAAAGGCTGATGGCACTAAGATGTGCTCAGTTTTTGAGACAAATATCTTTCTTTGTGGTATGTagcatttatttatattgtttatactGTCAACTATTACATGCTGCCAAATCAATCAATATCCTCTACAATATGTTTATTGTGTTGTAGGCCTATATGCACATATCTTTCATCTTATATCTTATCTTCTATTTTctaatttaaaggtgcactttatGGATttgggaaagacattttaatcaagaGAGAAAGATCTcaactgactgatttttttttttatgtctgaacaaactctctttgtttttgtgactgaataaacttattaaataaactgaccttaaaggataacactgatttatactgtttaactttgtttatatgtggagGACCCTGCCTGTGttctggaccttattttcctctgagaacagcttgttcattcactcATGGAAActaaatgtttctgagtttgtattattacctcattattattgtaaatattacatttctgatgttggaatttcctctccaaaactacatagtgcccttttaatacacatacattttttaacagttgGTTTATATTTTGTGACTTGTGAAGGGTATTTTACTTTGACTTATAActtgtttcatttcttctcctttaaTCTTGTTAAAATCACTGTATAGTGCAATATTTTTATTGCAGAAGTAGCAATAGTAACATACCAATTTCTCCACacggatcaataaagtatttctgatcCTGGAATGACTTACCTCTGCAGAGCTGGTGTTATCAGTCTCTGGGATGAGCAACTTTGGGGACCACTTGTACTGTCCATAAGTCCCATTCAGCCGTGGAATAAGAGGTGGCAAGACCTTCTCCCATGGGATACCACCGGCTGGCAGAGTGGGTGGCAGGATGAAATCCATATCTGatcagaaaatgtaacaaaaaaggGAAGAGCTGACTTGAGAGCAGTTGGGGCTACAGCATGAGAGACTTCAGAGCACACTGGATGCAACTTACCTCTTTATAAATTCCCTGACCAAATAAGTGTGCACACAGGAAAGTCCTGCCCCTGTTTGACTGCTCTACTGCTGATGAGCTGTGCGCCCGTCTGTCTGCCTCCGAGTCCCTCTCCTCCTGAGTGCCTGACGTgcctgtgttgtggtgtgtctgtttttataatgGAGTTGCATAATGAGTGGGGGAATTCATAGTGGGGCACCTTGCTTCTGTGATGTTCTGGACTAATGCGTACCCTTGGGTGTTCGGGGCAAAGCCATATAGGATAAGAGTGTATTGTTTGGGGAGTGACGCAGCTGTTGCAGGCTTATTGGCAATTACTGTGTTTATGAGCTATTACCAATTATTGTAGCCTGCGGTTTAAATCCATGGGATGATGGCACCAATAGGAACAGACTGTACACGTTGTAAGAACTGTTATATGTATAAGGTCGGTTGTTAAGGAAGGCCTATCCAAAAATAAGTTCAAAAGACGATGTTGCTGACCCTCGTGAGCAGTTGCTGgacagacagtgacagcaggGACGTCCCGTACACATGCCAGTGCACGTGTGTTGCCACTTCCCCCCCATCATGCACTCTCCCACTGGTGGAACAACtattcagatcatttacttcagtaaaagtagtcaaaggtgcactatgtagttttagggatgacatttcagtcagaagagaaaagtcattgttgatttgtttttttatgctttaacaaacaaagtaaacaaaacactcagttctcatgactgaataaacattaGTACCTCATTAATTTTTTAAGTGTTACATTTCTGAGTGTGATTCTTTTCTCGAGAATTACATAGTGCCCTTTTCAAACACTTGCATTTCTGATTATCGGAATCCATGTTTGTTCTCCCCAAGTCTCCCAATCTACATAGTAGTTGAAAAATGTGGTGTAAGTGCATCTAGTtactacaaaataaatgtagtggattACAAAGTACAATATTCCCTCCTTAAtatagtggagtggaagtaaaaaaaaatggcaatacatggaaatactcaagtacctcaaaattgtacatcAGTATTGTCCTCATGTAAATGTACATTACTTCACTGGCTGTCAACAAGCTGTAGATTAGTAAAAAGTTAATTTTCTTCTGAAGTCTAGTGAAACAAGGTATCCATACATACATggtgtaaaacacaaaatgtttagAAACGATGTACTAGGTCCATAAAAGGATTCTTTGTAATCTACTCCATAACTACTCCCcataaatctgttttattaaGTTACTCCCTGCATTATGGAAAGCACAGTACGTGCTGATACTCCTGACTTGTTCTTGGCACACTCTCATGAAGTCAGCAGTTTAAATCTAGGCACATGTCCTCCCTGTTAGTAATGTTGATGCTGTCACTTAGGCTTTGACTGGAGTGACTAAAAATGGCCCTGATTATGTTATGACTCATATAGGAGGACAGGGAAGTGGCGACATTTGGAGGGATCAAGTTATTGGGTTTCACAAACGGGCGCCAGTGATTGTCCAGACTTTAGGAGACTCCTGTAACAATGCAGAATATTACGGGTATATATGGGGAAGATAGTTCATAGATGAGTCACCACACATAAAAGCCATACAGATGTTCGGGATCTTGAGGAATATTCCAGCATAAGTATGACATTCTGACTTGGAATTACAGTAAATGGAGTAAAAATACTGAAGcgctgtggattttttttttttatttgtcattcatacacaagtaaaaatatttttgggaGCACAATCACACCGgaacaatttacattttaagtcaagacagaaaaaaaaaccttgttgaATCTATTGTTTATGTCCTGAACAAACCTGAAAGCACATCCAGCTTCATCATTTGTTACTGTTAGATGCTGCCATGACAGTTAAAATCTCTTGCTATACAAGATTAATTACCCTGCTGTTAAACCAAAGAACTTTCTGAAATGCCTCAGCaagcaatacaaaaaaatgaattttcaaATCCTACAGCAGTTATCCTTTAAAGACATAGGGGATTACTCTGTTAAactttattcaatcatttaatCTAGCTCCAGTCACCCCTGTCTTACACTGtggttaaagaaagaaaattctTTGGTCCATTGTAGAGGATCAACTGATATTTTCAAAAGAGCTGTCATCAAAAAATGTCTCAAGGAATGCCCAGTGGGATCGTAAAGGAGAGATAATCTCCCACCTCCCCCCACTCAGCTCTGAAGTGCTGGAAAATAGTAATCCAAGTTGTGAGCACTGCTACCCATAACAGCAACCCCAGTGCTGACCGCTTCACATctacaggaaaaacacaaagcagataATTGCTTGGCATTAAAACAACGGTGAGAACACTGATATACCACATCATGCTCTTGCTTTGCCAACAGGcttaaaaaacatcaagttCAAAGAACTGGAGATAAGTAGCTTGATTGAAGTTATGAGAAAGGTGTAGCCAGAGATGTGTGAGGTATACTTTGTCCTACTCTATGGGCTATATGGACTAAATTAGTGTTGTGATAATTCTCACAGCACTGTATTGATATAAATATGACAACAATATATACTTAGCTATTGTACTATATGGTATATTATATATGGTACATATGATATATCATGCATGAAACAATAATTTCATTAAATCATTGCTCAACCCTACTTAAGaagcaagttttgttttgaccaaGAATGTGGTATTAAAGGAATTAAGAGAGCTGAAAAGATGTCCTAATATCCTAAGTGGCAGTTCTGTCACTTACAAGCTTTTatctggagctgctcagtgtaGGTTGGCTTGAAAAAGGCCTCCCggaaaaaccaaacaacattGACCAGCCATAGGAATGGGAGAAAcgcaaatccagctgaagaaaaaatttagaaaattaaaaacaacttaaataacAATACAATTTCATTTGAGCTAATATACCCGAGATTTGCTCATGCTTTCCTTTACAACAGCTGCCCAGTTACTTGAACTAGATTAATTTTCATCCCTCTCATCTTAATAAAACAGATATATAGAACATATATAAACAATTTATAGAGGCAGTTATTACAACTACTGGTATGTATCCAGAACTTACAAATCAAAGTGGAGTGGAAACAATAAGAATATTAATGTCATTCTAAAAAGTGTATCTGTAACAGTAATTCAAGTACTTTCACCTAAATAGTATTTTCTGCAAAGGCTGAGTTTCTCCTCGTTTGGGAGTCGTTCCAGGTTCATCGTGAACTCTTGTTGATCttgctgcaaaacaaacaaacaaaccggTTACAGTGCAGCTGGATACAGCAACCCAAAGACATTAAACTTTTGCCACAAAGGCGACGTCTACGCTTGATACGGGATTATCTATTGTCTTGGACATGATTAAGGTAAAGTCATCCAATATAAAGTGTATAATATCCAAGCACTCGAGCCGCCTCTTAGCGCTTGCTGGCCTGGTTAAAATGGTCATATGACTCGAAATTCACCTCaggctagcattagcatttcgATATGTTAGCAGTACGCCCGACTACTACAAACAGTCTTAGCAGTAACTTATATCGATCTCCAGCATCCGTGTGTAGTAGTTATAATGTTTCTCACAGGCTACCATACTGTACATTCATGTGATGAATTACCTGGTgattttaagccaaaaaaaagtcagagaatGGTCGCCAATACAcctaatagaaaaaaaacaatcaaacaccacttcctccttcttcttctcctggaTCACATTCTTCTTCGTCTGTCTCCTTTGTTTGTTGCAGCAGGCACGCGCTAACCTGCGCCACATACCGCCACCTACAGCAGCGGCGTGAGTGACATGCGCAGTTTAAAGATGGCTGGCCCTGAGTCATCAGTGTGTTACTGCGCCCGTACGGCGTCATTCTTCCAGTCTTTATCTGTAACAATCCTGTAATACTCCCTCACTATCTGGACCTTTGATGTTTATCTTGTCCTTGTCCGGTGTGACACATATAATCTTGATTAAGAAGTCCATTCCTTGAAAACTCTAATAATGCTTTAGTTAAGATTATTTTGCCGTAAATTCTGTGTCCTCGCAGTACtctttacacactttttttctaacTACACACAAGTGTTCATCAAGTGCCCCAATTTTGCcgtctgtaaacacactccaTTTTTATCTTCTGAGCTGCAGGTGGCGATTCGTTTATTATGTCCTTCGTTCACATGggttgaaacaaacacaaagaaataaagatgtGAATTaaaatcatcaccatcactcatgatttctgtctctctcaacTTTTTGAGTAACAATAAGGATGCATACTGCCATCTGCTGCATTGCTGCAACTGTAGGCCCCATTGCATAATAATCTCCCTCTAGATGTTTATTATGACTGATCTGATTGTTGATTGAACTTTCTTTGCCATAGACTATACCACTTGATCTGATTTGattgtgatttaatttcagagccttttcttttttttcagtttactgtcactgaAGCAATTTTAGATAAACAGGAGAAATTACCTAATCCTTCCCCATTCTGCTGAACTCTTCTATTCCCAAGTCTTACCGTTCTAGCTGTGGGAAAGAATTATATAAATCTTATCTGATGAATCTCACCTCCATAAGAGTTgtcaatcaaataaatcaacCATTTAAAAGCTTTAGATAAAACGTCAAAACTACAAcatacattttgactttttatcccATAATTATGACATTATACCTGATAATTTCAACATcctataattatattttttcctcttaattatgacttttttctcataatAATTACTTTATACCTTATAATTATGATAATGTTCTTATAATTATGACTTTCTGCTCATAATACGGATTATATACATCATAATTATGAGTTTTATCTCATAGCGGTGACTTTATACGTCCTAATTATgactatataataataaattcatAATTTCAACTTCTACCCCATAATTATGTGATATGACTTTTCAGTTCATCAACTTTGAGTTTTTGAGTTTGAAAGGgtaggattaaaaaaaacctaagCTGAATAACTCAGCATGGTAAAAGCATGGCCAATAATAAGAAACACTTCTGGCCATCATCAGCGAGCAGTCTGATACTAAGCAGTCTGAGATGTAATGCGTCTGAAATTTCTGAATGGAGATTAGACGTACTATCACCGCCAGAGGTCGACCCACTCCTTCCTCTGGGGACTCACCGAAAAAACTCACTTTCCCTTGCAGCATTGCGCCTCCCCCCTCCCATCTCGCGCCTtccctcttgtctctcctcGAACTGCTAGCCGTcggtgtgtgttgttgttgaagcAATGATGGCGGCAGCGGGATGCGGATCAGCAACCGCGGCTGCCGTAGGAGGCCAAGGTGGAACCGCTACGGCCAGAGGTCGTTTCCCCGGTCGGCCTTGGTCGTCACGCAGTCGTTTGCGCTCCGAGAAGCGATGGCAACTCGGACGATCAGGCTTAGAAGCTGATGATGTGACTAACGGAGGGCCAAGGCCCGCAAACCTGGTTCTATCGTTAAACGAAGACCAGTCCCACTTACGCTTGCTTGGGATAGAGGCGAGCCACAAGACCCTTGGCCAGGCTGGATACAGCTCTAGTGGGAGTGAAGAGGTGAGGTCCCAAACCGAACCAGGAGTTAGTATCTTTATTTCATCTTCTCACATTTTGAATGGTCGTTAAATGTGTGCGAATGAGTGCTGTCCACAGCAGTGTGACTGGTTAGTGCCATGGAGAAATGTCAACATCCCTTCGgtaggctaacgttaactttAGCGTCAAGCTTGGTAAGCTAACCTTACATGCTAACGAATGTTAGCACAGTGCTGCTTTCCATGACATTTAATAGACAGACgcaacacaaaataacactTCAACAATGCAGTTAAGCACTCTAAGTTACATTAACAATGTTCCCTCACTTGTTGTCACggaaattaaaatattcaagagttaaaaaaaacacgagtagaagatttttttaaaaagacagtgaGTGAGTTACGCCAATTTGTAAACAGGGATCGCAATTATTTCATGTATGGCCCGCTCGTTACCGGGCCAGAgtagcagctagctaacagtagcGAACACAAAGAACGGGAAGGCTAGCGCCTGTGCACCCTACACATcggctaactgctaactgctctGTTTTCAGAAGCTGGCAAGATGCGGGCACAGTTGTCTGCCGTGATCGTTTTAATAAAACGTCACACAGATGTATAGCAGGGTCATATATGTCTGCATGCGTTTATATATCCACGTAACCAAGTTTTAATTTAAGCTTTGTAGCTTTTTTTGCAGACAGAAGTGACGCTTTCGGCTAACTGCTAGGTAATGCTACCAAGCACGACAGGTTTAAATGGTGGTGCAGAAGTGTGCCAAAGCTAGTTGCACCCTTGTTGTTAGAACTAAAAGCACACTGCTAGTACACACGTAGGCTTTAATGTCTCGAGAATGAAGGCGTTCGCATGCCTGC includes:
- the psenen gene encoding gamma-secretase subunit PEN-2 — translated: MNLERLPNEEKLSLCRKYYLAGFAFLPFLWLVNVVWFFREAFFKPTYTEQLQIKAYVKRSALGLLLWVAVLTTWITIFQHFRAEWGEVGDYLSFTIPLGIP